The Cucumis melo cultivar AY chromosome 5, USDA_Cmelo_AY_1.0, whole genome shotgun sequence genome has a segment encoding these proteins:
- the LOC103496936 gene encoding SNARE-interacting protein KEULE isoform X2, translated as MSFSDSDSSSYGGDYKNFRQISRDRLLHEMLRSAKTGDSKSTWKVLIMDKLTVKIMSYSCKMADITDEGVSLVEDIYRRRQPLPSMDAIYFIQPSRENVIMFLSDMSGRSPLYRKAFVFFSSPISKELVTHIKRDSTVLPRIAALKEMNLEYFAIDSQGFTTNNEKALEELFCDDESSQKGVACLNEMAIRVGTVFASLREFPFVRYRAAKSLDATTMTTFRDLIPTKVAAGVYDCITKYKKTIPDFPQSETCELLILDRSIDQIAPVIHEWTYDAMCRDLLSMEGNKYVHEVPSKVGGPPEKKEVLLEDHDPVWLELRHAHIADASERLHEKMTNFVSKNKAAQIHQGSRNSSELSTRDLQKMVQALPQYSEQIDKLSLHVEIAVKLNKFIKEQGLRELGQIEQDLVFGDAGTKEVIKFLTTNEDASRENKLRLLMILAAIYPEKFEGEKGQNLMKLAKLPPEDMSAVTNMRLLGAAPDSKKSSLGSFSLKFDIHKKRAVRKQQNGGEETWQLSRFYPMIEELIEKLSKGELSKDDYPCLNDPSPTYHGPSHTAAVQPPPAAHSMRSRRTPTWARPRASDDGYSSDSILRHASSDFKKMGQRIFVFIVGGATRSELRVCHKLTAKLKREVVLGSTSIDDPPQFITKLKMLTAHELSLDDLQI; from the exons GTTCTCATCATGGACAAACTTACCGTCAAGATAATGTCATACTCATGCAAGATGGCTGATATCACAGACGAAGGTGTTTCAT TGGTAGAAGACATATACAGACGAAGGCAGCCACTGCCGTCCATGGATGCTATCTATTTCATTCAGCCTTCTCGAGAGAA TGTTATCATGTTCCTTTCAGACATGTCAGGGAGGTCCCCTTTATACCGGAA GGCATTTGTTTTCTTCAGTTCACCTATATCGAAAGAATTAGTCACTCACATCAAGAGGGATTCAACTGTTTTACCTCGCATAGCTGCCCTAAAAGAG ATGAATTTGGAGTACTTTGCTATAGACAGCCAG GGTTTTACCACCAACAATGAGAAAGCTTTGGAGGAACTTTTTTGTGATGACGAGAGTTCTCAAAAAGGTGTAGCGTGCTTGAATGAGATGGCCATCCGTGTTGGCACAGTTTTTGCATCATTAAGG GAATTTCCTTTTGTTCGGTACCGAGCTGCCAAGTCCCTAGATGCAACTACAATGACAACTTTTCGTGATCTCATTCCTACTAAAGTTGCTGCTGGTGTCTATGACTGTATAACGAAATATAAGAAGACAATTCCTGATTTTCCTCAGTCAGAAACATGCGAGCTATTGATTCTTGATCGATCTATAGATCAG ATTGCTCCTGTTATTCATGAATGGACATATGATGCAATGTGTCGTGATTTGCTTAGTATGGAGGGGAATAAATATGTTCATGAG GTTCCCAGCAAAGTTGGAGGTCCACCAGAGAAGAAAGAGGTTCTTTTGGAGGACCATGATCCGGTTTGGCTTGAGCTTCGCCATGCACACATTGCAGAT GCAAGTGAGCGATTGCATGAGAAGATGACCAACTTTGTTTCCAAAAATAAGGCTGCACAAATTCATCAAGGTTCAAG AAATAGTAGTGAACTTTCCACACGGGATTTGCAAAAGATGGTTCAAGCATTGCCACAATACAGCGAACAAATCGACAAGCTCTCTCTACATGTGGAG ATTGCAGTAAAATTAAACAAGTTCATCAAGGAACAGGGGCTCAGAGAACTAGGACAAATTGAGCAGGATCTTGTTTTTGGAGATGCAGGAACAAAGGAAGTAATAAAATTTTTGACAACAAATGAG GATGCAAGTCGTGAAAATAAGTTACGGTTATTGATGATTCTTGCAGCCATTTATCCTGAGAAATTCGAGGGTGAGAAAGGTCAAAATTTAATGAAG TTAGCAAAACTACCACCAGAGGATATGAGTGCTGTTACGAACATGAGATTACTTGGTGCTGCACCTGATAGCAAAAAAAGCTCATTAGGGTCATTTTCTTTGAAGTTTGATATTCATAAG AAGCGTGCAGTTAGGAAGCAACAAAATGGTGGAGAAGAAACGTGGCAGTTATCGCGGTTTTATCCCATGATAGAG GAACTGATTGAAAAACTTAGCAAAGGTGAATTATCCAAGGATGATTATCCATGTCTAAATGACCCCAGTCCAACTTACCATGGACCATCTCATACTGCAGCAGTTCAGCCACCTCCGGCTGCTCATTCAATGAGATCAAGACGGACTCCAACATGGGCCCGACCTCGTGCTTCCGATGATGGATACTCAAG TGATTCAATACTGAGGCATGCATCTAGTGATTTCAAGAAGATGGGGCAGCGTATCTTTGTATTTATTGTAGGTGGAGCAACTAGGTCGGAg CTTAGAGTTTGTCACAAGCTTACAGCAAAGTTGAAGAGAGAAGTAGTTTTAGGTTCAACAAGCATCGATGATCCTCCTCAATTTATTACG
- the LOC103496936 gene encoding SNARE-interacting protein KEULE isoform X6, with the protein MSFSDSDSSSYGGDYKNFRQISRDRLLHEMLRSAKTGDSKSTWKVLIMDKLTVKIMSYSCKMADITDEGVSLVEDIYRRRQPLPSMDAIYFIQPSRENVIMFLSDMSGRSPLYRKAFVFFSSPISKELVTHIKRDSTVLPRIAALKEMNLEYFAIDSQGFTTNNEKALEELFCDDESSQKGVACLNEMAIRVGTVFASLREFPFVRYRAAKSLDATTMTTFRDLIPTKVAAGVYDCITKYKKTIPDFPQSETCELLILDRSIDQIAPVIHEWTYDAMCRDLLSMEGNKYVHEVPSKVGGPPEKKEVLLEDHDPVWLELRHAHIADASERLHEKMTNFVSKNKAAQIHQGSRNSSELSTRDLQKMVQALPQYSEQIDKLSLHVEIAVKLNKFIKEQGLRELGQIEQDLVFGDAGTKEVIKFLTTNEDASRENKLRLLMILAAIYPEKFEGEKGQNLMKLAKLPPEDMSAVTNMRLLGAAPDSKKSSLGSFSLKFDIHKKRAVRKQQNGGEETWQLSRFYPMIEVMADEGTVLQIQRN; encoded by the exons GTTCTCATCATGGACAAACTTACCGTCAAGATAATGTCATACTCATGCAAGATGGCTGATATCACAGACGAAGGTGTTTCAT TGGTAGAAGACATATACAGACGAAGGCAGCCACTGCCGTCCATGGATGCTATCTATTTCATTCAGCCTTCTCGAGAGAA TGTTATCATGTTCCTTTCAGACATGTCAGGGAGGTCCCCTTTATACCGGAA GGCATTTGTTTTCTTCAGTTCACCTATATCGAAAGAATTAGTCACTCACATCAAGAGGGATTCAACTGTTTTACCTCGCATAGCTGCCCTAAAAGAG ATGAATTTGGAGTACTTTGCTATAGACAGCCAG GGTTTTACCACCAACAATGAGAAAGCTTTGGAGGAACTTTTTTGTGATGACGAGAGTTCTCAAAAAGGTGTAGCGTGCTTGAATGAGATGGCCATCCGTGTTGGCACAGTTTTTGCATCATTAAGG GAATTTCCTTTTGTTCGGTACCGAGCTGCCAAGTCCCTAGATGCAACTACAATGACAACTTTTCGTGATCTCATTCCTACTAAAGTTGCTGCTGGTGTCTATGACTGTATAACGAAATATAAGAAGACAATTCCTGATTTTCCTCAGTCAGAAACATGCGAGCTATTGATTCTTGATCGATCTATAGATCAG ATTGCTCCTGTTATTCATGAATGGACATATGATGCAATGTGTCGTGATTTGCTTAGTATGGAGGGGAATAAATATGTTCATGAG GTTCCCAGCAAAGTTGGAGGTCCACCAGAGAAGAAAGAGGTTCTTTTGGAGGACCATGATCCGGTTTGGCTTGAGCTTCGCCATGCACACATTGCAGAT GCAAGTGAGCGATTGCATGAGAAGATGACCAACTTTGTTTCCAAAAATAAGGCTGCACAAATTCATCAAGGTTCAAG AAATAGTAGTGAACTTTCCACACGGGATTTGCAAAAGATGGTTCAAGCATTGCCACAATACAGCGAACAAATCGACAAGCTCTCTCTACATGTGGAG ATTGCAGTAAAATTAAACAAGTTCATCAAGGAACAGGGGCTCAGAGAACTAGGACAAATTGAGCAGGATCTTGTTTTTGGAGATGCAGGAACAAAGGAAGTAATAAAATTTTTGACAACAAATGAG GATGCAAGTCGTGAAAATAAGTTACGGTTATTGATGATTCTTGCAGCCATTTATCCTGAGAAATTCGAGGGTGAGAAAGGTCAAAATTTAATGAAG TTAGCAAAACTACCACCAGAGGATATGAGTGCTGTTACGAACATGAGATTACTTGGTGCTGCACCTGATAGCAAAAAAAGCTCATTAGGGTCATTTTCTTTGAAGTTTGATATTCATAAG AAGCGTGCAGTTAGGAAGCAACAAAATGGTGGAGAAGAAACGTGGCAGTTATCGCGGTTTTATCCCATGATAGAG GTTATGGCAGATGAAGGTACTGTTCTTCAAATTCAGAG GAACTGA
- the LOC103496936 gene encoding SNARE-interacting protein KEULE isoform X4 gives MSFSDSDSSSYGGDYKNFRQISRDRLLHEMLRSAKTGDSKSTWKVLIMDKLTVKIMSYSCKMADITDEGVSLVEDIYRRRQPLPSMDAIYFIQPSRENVIMFLSDMSGRSPLYRKAFVFFSSPISKELVTHIKRDSTVLPRIAALKEMNLEYFAIDSQGFTTNNEKALEELFCDDESSQKGVACLNEMAIRVGTVFASLREFPFVRYRAAKSLDATTMTTFRDLIPTKVAAGVYDCITKYKKTIPDFPQSETCELLILDRSIDQIAPVIHEWTYDAMCRDLLSMEGNKYVHEVPSKVGGPPEKKEVLLEDHDPVWLELRHAHIADASERLHEKMTNFVSKNKAAQIHQGSRNSSELSTRDLQKMVQALPQYSEQIDKLSLHVEIAVKLNKFIKEQGLRELGQIEQDLVFGDAGTKEVIKFLTTNEDASRENKLRLLMILAAIYPEKFEGEKGQNLMKLAKLPPEDMSAVTNMRLLGAAPDSKKSSLGSFSLKFDIHKKRAVRKQQNGGEETWQLSRFYPMIEVMADEGTVLQIQRIHFLLNPLEDGSFIWGPFPFQFYSSWWKIAECGTD, from the exons GTTCTCATCATGGACAAACTTACCGTCAAGATAATGTCATACTCATGCAAGATGGCTGATATCACAGACGAAGGTGTTTCAT TGGTAGAAGACATATACAGACGAAGGCAGCCACTGCCGTCCATGGATGCTATCTATTTCATTCAGCCTTCTCGAGAGAA TGTTATCATGTTCCTTTCAGACATGTCAGGGAGGTCCCCTTTATACCGGAA GGCATTTGTTTTCTTCAGTTCACCTATATCGAAAGAATTAGTCACTCACATCAAGAGGGATTCAACTGTTTTACCTCGCATAGCTGCCCTAAAAGAG ATGAATTTGGAGTACTTTGCTATAGACAGCCAG GGTTTTACCACCAACAATGAGAAAGCTTTGGAGGAACTTTTTTGTGATGACGAGAGTTCTCAAAAAGGTGTAGCGTGCTTGAATGAGATGGCCATCCGTGTTGGCACAGTTTTTGCATCATTAAGG GAATTTCCTTTTGTTCGGTACCGAGCTGCCAAGTCCCTAGATGCAACTACAATGACAACTTTTCGTGATCTCATTCCTACTAAAGTTGCTGCTGGTGTCTATGACTGTATAACGAAATATAAGAAGACAATTCCTGATTTTCCTCAGTCAGAAACATGCGAGCTATTGATTCTTGATCGATCTATAGATCAG ATTGCTCCTGTTATTCATGAATGGACATATGATGCAATGTGTCGTGATTTGCTTAGTATGGAGGGGAATAAATATGTTCATGAG GTTCCCAGCAAAGTTGGAGGTCCACCAGAGAAGAAAGAGGTTCTTTTGGAGGACCATGATCCGGTTTGGCTTGAGCTTCGCCATGCACACATTGCAGAT GCAAGTGAGCGATTGCATGAGAAGATGACCAACTTTGTTTCCAAAAATAAGGCTGCACAAATTCATCAAGGTTCAAG AAATAGTAGTGAACTTTCCACACGGGATTTGCAAAAGATGGTTCAAGCATTGCCACAATACAGCGAACAAATCGACAAGCTCTCTCTACATGTGGAG ATTGCAGTAAAATTAAACAAGTTCATCAAGGAACAGGGGCTCAGAGAACTAGGACAAATTGAGCAGGATCTTGTTTTTGGAGATGCAGGAACAAAGGAAGTAATAAAATTTTTGACAACAAATGAG GATGCAAGTCGTGAAAATAAGTTACGGTTATTGATGATTCTTGCAGCCATTTATCCTGAGAAATTCGAGGGTGAGAAAGGTCAAAATTTAATGAAG TTAGCAAAACTACCACCAGAGGATATGAGTGCTGTTACGAACATGAGATTACTTGGTGCTGCACCTGATAGCAAAAAAAGCTCATTAGGGTCATTTTCTTTGAAGTTTGATATTCATAAG AAGCGTGCAGTTAGGAAGCAACAAAATGGTGGAGAAGAAACGTGGCAGTTATCGCGGTTTTATCCCATGATAGAG GTTATGGCAGATGAAGGTACTGTTCTTCAAATTCAGAG GATTCATTTTCTTCTAAATCCTTTGGAAGATGGAAGCTTTATTTGGGGCCCCTTTCCGTTTCAGTTTTATAGCAGTTGGTGGAAAATTGCAGAATGTG GAACTGATTGA
- the LOC103496936 gene encoding SNARE-interacting protein KEULE isoform X3 yields the protein MSFSDSDSSSYGGDYKNFRQISRDRLLHEMLRSAKTGDSKSTWKVLIMDKLTVKIMSYSCKMADITDEGVSLVEDIYRRRQPLPSMDAIYFIQPSRENVIMFLSDMSGRSPLYRKAFVFFSSPISKELVTHIKRDSTVLPRIAALKEMNLEYFAIDSQGFTTNNEKALEELFCDDESSQKGVACLNEMAIRVGTVFASLREFPFVRYRAAKSLDATTMTTFRDLIPTKVAAGVYDCITKYKKTIPDFPQSETCELLILDRSIDQIAPVIHEWTYDAMCRDLLSMEGNKYVHEVPSKVGGPPEKKEVLLEDHDPVWLELRHAHIADASERLHEKMTNFVSKNKAAQIHQGSRNSSELSTRDLQKMVQALPQYSEQIDKLSLHVEIAVKLNKFIKEQGLRELGQIEQDLVFGDAGTKEVIKFLTTNEDASRENKLRLLMILAAIYPEKFEGEKGQNLMKLAKLPPEDMSAVTNMRLLGAAPDSKKSSLGSFSLKFDIHKKKRAVRKQQNGGEETWQLSRFYPMIEVMADEGTVLQIQRIHFLLNPLEDGSFIWGPFPFQFYSSWWKIAECGTD from the exons GTTCTCATCATGGACAAACTTACCGTCAAGATAATGTCATACTCATGCAAGATGGCTGATATCACAGACGAAGGTGTTTCAT TGGTAGAAGACATATACAGACGAAGGCAGCCACTGCCGTCCATGGATGCTATCTATTTCATTCAGCCTTCTCGAGAGAA TGTTATCATGTTCCTTTCAGACATGTCAGGGAGGTCCCCTTTATACCGGAA GGCATTTGTTTTCTTCAGTTCACCTATATCGAAAGAATTAGTCACTCACATCAAGAGGGATTCAACTGTTTTACCTCGCATAGCTGCCCTAAAAGAG ATGAATTTGGAGTACTTTGCTATAGACAGCCAG GGTTTTACCACCAACAATGAGAAAGCTTTGGAGGAACTTTTTTGTGATGACGAGAGTTCTCAAAAAGGTGTAGCGTGCTTGAATGAGATGGCCATCCGTGTTGGCACAGTTTTTGCATCATTAAGG GAATTTCCTTTTGTTCGGTACCGAGCTGCCAAGTCCCTAGATGCAACTACAATGACAACTTTTCGTGATCTCATTCCTACTAAAGTTGCTGCTGGTGTCTATGACTGTATAACGAAATATAAGAAGACAATTCCTGATTTTCCTCAGTCAGAAACATGCGAGCTATTGATTCTTGATCGATCTATAGATCAG ATTGCTCCTGTTATTCATGAATGGACATATGATGCAATGTGTCGTGATTTGCTTAGTATGGAGGGGAATAAATATGTTCATGAG GTTCCCAGCAAAGTTGGAGGTCCACCAGAGAAGAAAGAGGTTCTTTTGGAGGACCATGATCCGGTTTGGCTTGAGCTTCGCCATGCACACATTGCAGAT GCAAGTGAGCGATTGCATGAGAAGATGACCAACTTTGTTTCCAAAAATAAGGCTGCACAAATTCATCAAGGTTCAAG AAATAGTAGTGAACTTTCCACACGGGATTTGCAAAAGATGGTTCAAGCATTGCCACAATACAGCGAACAAATCGACAAGCTCTCTCTACATGTGGAG ATTGCAGTAAAATTAAACAAGTTCATCAAGGAACAGGGGCTCAGAGAACTAGGACAAATTGAGCAGGATCTTGTTTTTGGAGATGCAGGAACAAAGGAAGTAATAAAATTTTTGACAACAAATGAG GATGCAAGTCGTGAAAATAAGTTACGGTTATTGATGATTCTTGCAGCCATTTATCCTGAGAAATTCGAGGGTGAGAAAGGTCAAAATTTAATGAAG TTAGCAAAACTACCACCAGAGGATATGAGTGCTGTTACGAACATGAGATTACTTGGTGCTGCACCTGATAGCAAAAAAAGCTCATTAGGGTCATTTTCTTTGAAGTTTGATATTCATAAG AAGAAGCGTGCAGTTAGGAAGCAACAAAATGGTGGAGAAGAAACGTGGCAGTTATCGCGGTTTTATCCCATGATAGAG GTTATGGCAGATGAAGGTACTGTTCTTCAAATTCAGAG GATTCATTTTCTTCTAAATCCTTTGGAAGATGGAAGCTTTATTTGGGGCCCCTTTCCGTTTCAGTTTTATAGCAGTTGGTGGAAAATTGCAGAATGTG GAACTGATTGA
- the LOC103496936 gene encoding SNARE-interacting protein KEULE isoform X1 has protein sequence MSFSDSDSSSYGGDYKNFRQISRDRLLHEMLRSAKTGDSKSTWKVLIMDKLTVKIMSYSCKMADITDEGVSLVEDIYRRRQPLPSMDAIYFIQPSRENVIMFLSDMSGRSPLYRKAFVFFSSPISKELVTHIKRDSTVLPRIAALKEMNLEYFAIDSQGFTTNNEKALEELFCDDESSQKGVACLNEMAIRVGTVFASLREFPFVRYRAAKSLDATTMTTFRDLIPTKVAAGVYDCITKYKKTIPDFPQSETCELLILDRSIDQIAPVIHEWTYDAMCRDLLSMEGNKYVHEVPSKVGGPPEKKEVLLEDHDPVWLELRHAHIADASERLHEKMTNFVSKNKAAQIHQGSRNSSELSTRDLQKMVQALPQYSEQIDKLSLHVEIAVKLNKFIKEQGLRELGQIEQDLVFGDAGTKEVIKFLTTNEDASRENKLRLLMILAAIYPEKFEGEKGQNLMKLAKLPPEDMSAVTNMRLLGAAPDSKKSSLGSFSLKFDIHKKKRAVRKQQNGGEETWQLSRFYPMIEELIEKLSKGELSKDDYPCLNDPSPTYHGPSHTAAVQPPPAAHSMRSRRTPTWARPRASDDGYSSDSILRHASSDFKKMGQRIFVFIVGGATRSELRVCHKLTAKLKREVVLGSTSIDDPPQFITKLKMLTAHELSLDDLQI, from the exons GTTCTCATCATGGACAAACTTACCGTCAAGATAATGTCATACTCATGCAAGATGGCTGATATCACAGACGAAGGTGTTTCAT TGGTAGAAGACATATACAGACGAAGGCAGCCACTGCCGTCCATGGATGCTATCTATTTCATTCAGCCTTCTCGAGAGAA TGTTATCATGTTCCTTTCAGACATGTCAGGGAGGTCCCCTTTATACCGGAA GGCATTTGTTTTCTTCAGTTCACCTATATCGAAAGAATTAGTCACTCACATCAAGAGGGATTCAACTGTTTTACCTCGCATAGCTGCCCTAAAAGAG ATGAATTTGGAGTACTTTGCTATAGACAGCCAG GGTTTTACCACCAACAATGAGAAAGCTTTGGAGGAACTTTTTTGTGATGACGAGAGTTCTCAAAAAGGTGTAGCGTGCTTGAATGAGATGGCCATCCGTGTTGGCACAGTTTTTGCATCATTAAGG GAATTTCCTTTTGTTCGGTACCGAGCTGCCAAGTCCCTAGATGCAACTACAATGACAACTTTTCGTGATCTCATTCCTACTAAAGTTGCTGCTGGTGTCTATGACTGTATAACGAAATATAAGAAGACAATTCCTGATTTTCCTCAGTCAGAAACATGCGAGCTATTGATTCTTGATCGATCTATAGATCAG ATTGCTCCTGTTATTCATGAATGGACATATGATGCAATGTGTCGTGATTTGCTTAGTATGGAGGGGAATAAATATGTTCATGAG GTTCCCAGCAAAGTTGGAGGTCCACCAGAGAAGAAAGAGGTTCTTTTGGAGGACCATGATCCGGTTTGGCTTGAGCTTCGCCATGCACACATTGCAGAT GCAAGTGAGCGATTGCATGAGAAGATGACCAACTTTGTTTCCAAAAATAAGGCTGCACAAATTCATCAAGGTTCAAG AAATAGTAGTGAACTTTCCACACGGGATTTGCAAAAGATGGTTCAAGCATTGCCACAATACAGCGAACAAATCGACAAGCTCTCTCTACATGTGGAG ATTGCAGTAAAATTAAACAAGTTCATCAAGGAACAGGGGCTCAGAGAACTAGGACAAATTGAGCAGGATCTTGTTTTTGGAGATGCAGGAACAAAGGAAGTAATAAAATTTTTGACAACAAATGAG GATGCAAGTCGTGAAAATAAGTTACGGTTATTGATGATTCTTGCAGCCATTTATCCTGAGAAATTCGAGGGTGAGAAAGGTCAAAATTTAATGAAG TTAGCAAAACTACCACCAGAGGATATGAGTGCTGTTACGAACATGAGATTACTTGGTGCTGCACCTGATAGCAAAAAAAGCTCATTAGGGTCATTTTCTTTGAAGTTTGATATTCATAAG AAGAAGCGTGCAGTTAGGAAGCAACAAAATGGTGGAGAAGAAACGTGGCAGTTATCGCGGTTTTATCCCATGATAGAG GAACTGATTGAAAAACTTAGCAAAGGTGAATTATCCAAGGATGATTATCCATGTCTAAATGACCCCAGTCCAACTTACCATGGACCATCTCATACTGCAGCAGTTCAGCCACCTCCGGCTGCTCATTCAATGAGATCAAGACGGACTCCAACATGGGCCCGACCTCGTGCTTCCGATGATGGATACTCAAG TGATTCAATACTGAGGCATGCATCTAGTGATTTCAAGAAGATGGGGCAGCGTATCTTTGTATTTATTGTAGGTGGAGCAACTAGGTCGGAg CTTAGAGTTTGTCACAAGCTTACAGCAAAGTTGAAGAGAGAAGTAGTTTTAGGTTCAACAAGCATCGATGATCCTCCTCAATTTATTACG
- the LOC103496936 gene encoding SNARE-interacting protein KEULE isoform X5, translating into MSFSDSDSSSYGGDYKNFRQISRDRLLHEMLRSAKTGDSKSTWKVLIMDKLTVKIMSYSCKMADITDEGVSLVEDIYRRRQPLPSMDAIYFIQPSRENVIMFLSDMSGRSPLYRKAFVFFSSPISKELVTHIKRDSTVLPRIAALKEMNLEYFAIDSQGFTTNNEKALEELFCDDESSQKGVACLNEMAIRVGTVFASLREFPFVRYRAAKSLDATTMTTFRDLIPTKVAAGVYDCITKYKKTIPDFPQSETCELLILDRSIDQIAPVIHEWTYDAMCRDLLSMEGNKYVHEVPSKVGGPPEKKEVLLEDHDPVWLELRHAHIADASERLHEKMTNFVSKNKAAQIHQGSRNSSELSTRDLQKMVQALPQYSEQIDKLSLHVEIAVKLNKFIKEQGLRELGQIEQDLVFGDAGTKEVIKFLTTNEDASRENKLRLLMILAAIYPEKFEGEKGQNLMKLAKLPPEDMSAVTNMRLLGAAPDSKKSSLGSFSLKFDIHKKKRAVRKQQNGGEETWQLSRFYPMIEVMADEGTVLQIQRN; encoded by the exons GTTCTCATCATGGACAAACTTACCGTCAAGATAATGTCATACTCATGCAAGATGGCTGATATCACAGACGAAGGTGTTTCAT TGGTAGAAGACATATACAGACGAAGGCAGCCACTGCCGTCCATGGATGCTATCTATTTCATTCAGCCTTCTCGAGAGAA TGTTATCATGTTCCTTTCAGACATGTCAGGGAGGTCCCCTTTATACCGGAA GGCATTTGTTTTCTTCAGTTCACCTATATCGAAAGAATTAGTCACTCACATCAAGAGGGATTCAACTGTTTTACCTCGCATAGCTGCCCTAAAAGAG ATGAATTTGGAGTACTTTGCTATAGACAGCCAG GGTTTTACCACCAACAATGAGAAAGCTTTGGAGGAACTTTTTTGTGATGACGAGAGTTCTCAAAAAGGTGTAGCGTGCTTGAATGAGATGGCCATCCGTGTTGGCACAGTTTTTGCATCATTAAGG GAATTTCCTTTTGTTCGGTACCGAGCTGCCAAGTCCCTAGATGCAACTACAATGACAACTTTTCGTGATCTCATTCCTACTAAAGTTGCTGCTGGTGTCTATGACTGTATAACGAAATATAAGAAGACAATTCCTGATTTTCCTCAGTCAGAAACATGCGAGCTATTGATTCTTGATCGATCTATAGATCAG ATTGCTCCTGTTATTCATGAATGGACATATGATGCAATGTGTCGTGATTTGCTTAGTATGGAGGGGAATAAATATGTTCATGAG GTTCCCAGCAAAGTTGGAGGTCCACCAGAGAAGAAAGAGGTTCTTTTGGAGGACCATGATCCGGTTTGGCTTGAGCTTCGCCATGCACACATTGCAGAT GCAAGTGAGCGATTGCATGAGAAGATGACCAACTTTGTTTCCAAAAATAAGGCTGCACAAATTCATCAAGGTTCAAG AAATAGTAGTGAACTTTCCACACGGGATTTGCAAAAGATGGTTCAAGCATTGCCACAATACAGCGAACAAATCGACAAGCTCTCTCTACATGTGGAG ATTGCAGTAAAATTAAACAAGTTCATCAAGGAACAGGGGCTCAGAGAACTAGGACAAATTGAGCAGGATCTTGTTTTTGGAGATGCAGGAACAAAGGAAGTAATAAAATTTTTGACAACAAATGAG GATGCAAGTCGTGAAAATAAGTTACGGTTATTGATGATTCTTGCAGCCATTTATCCTGAGAAATTCGAGGGTGAGAAAGGTCAAAATTTAATGAAG TTAGCAAAACTACCACCAGAGGATATGAGTGCTGTTACGAACATGAGATTACTTGGTGCTGCACCTGATAGCAAAAAAAGCTCATTAGGGTCATTTTCTTTGAAGTTTGATATTCATAAG AAGAAGCGTGCAGTTAGGAAGCAACAAAATGGTGGAGAAGAAACGTGGCAGTTATCGCGGTTTTATCCCATGATAGAG GTTATGGCAGATGAAGGTACTGTTCTTCAAATTCAGAG GAACTGA